The Suricata suricatta isolate VVHF042 chromosome 13, meerkat_22Aug2017_6uvM2_HiC, whole genome shotgun sequence nucleotide sequence ATGACCTTCCCAAAACATTCAGTGATTTAAGCACATTATTCTATTTCTGGCCAGCGCCGGCTCCTCACAACACACCCAGGTCTACAGGCTTCCGGGCCACCTCAATACTGCTCTGAGAAGGACTCGCATTTGGAGACATGCGCCTAAAGGGTAAAGCAGACTGGGGCCACTTGCAAATCAGCAGGCACCAGGAAGAGAATTTAAGTTTTCTCTTAGGCTGGCCCTCCGGGCATTTCAAACAGAAGGCTGCTGCTCAGGATAATCCCACCGTGGTACGTAATgtgctttccagaaaaaaaggaaagattactCTACGAGAGGCCCTGAGCAAAGCGCTGCCTGGAAACCCGAGCGCCATTCCTTCCACCTTCAGGTCGGAGTCTGGTCGGTCCCCCAGGATGACCGAAGCATCTTCCAGGCAAACCAAACCCTGTCCCTCCCTTGTCCCCATTCACTGAAGAGGGGGCCTCACCTGGCAGGTGCGAAACTCTACCCAACCTCCACAATGACCgtgaaatacacaaaagaaaaggcAGGCCCGGTGACCACGATGCTGCCAGAGGAAGCAGCTAAGGGGGGAAAGCAAACCCAGAAGTAGTCCAGGGAAAGCTccaaaggggctcctgggggggagggggaagcaggttcttctcttatctctctctgcccctcgtgggattctctctctcaaaatgaatacactaATAATAATTATACACATGTATAATAAGTATATGTatgataataaatatatgataatgATGACAATACACACGTCTGAAGAAGATGATGATCATCTCACTAGAGGTGAAGGAAGCGATGTGGGAGAAGACGGGCCATGTCTGTTAACAGGTACTGAGTGTCTAGCACACGCTCTTCGGGTGCCAAGGCTACAGCAGCGAAGGCACAAAAGTGGGGACACCGTGCGGGCGCCGCAAGGGACACGGATGTTGGATTTTAGGGCGGGGGGCGGCAGGGACGGCTGGAGTCCCTTCAGGCGGGACCGTGGGGGACGGAGGTGTGGGGAACTGGCTCAAGCTTCCGCGTGGGGCAGGCTGTGGGCTGAACGCCCGGGTGTCCActcagctgggggcggggggcggtgagTCATCCGGGACGGAGAAGGTGGCTCGGGGACGCGGGCGAATCCACGCAGATGATGCCTGGGCTCGGGCGCTACTCAGCGCTCCCTAAAGTACGAGCTGTCGCTTTCTTAACATTTCATCTTGTCGTCCCCCAAGTCCCAAGCCTGGGACCCCGGCAAGGATTTGGGCCCGTCGCCGGGTGCAGTCCGTGCCCGAgaaaatgaatagatggatgaatgaaaggCTGCGCGGAGAAAGAGGGCAGAACTGCAGGGAGGTGGCTCGGCGACACACGGAACGCACCGCCTGACGAGCGCACGGAGGAACCCGGGGACGTCGCCGGGTCAGGGCACCCGAGGCTGCGGCGGGAACGGGGGTGGGGACTCCCCCGGGCGGCCGCGAAGCGCCCCGTCGCGCCTGGAGGGAGCGTCACGCAAAACGAGGAAGCGCggcggaggagggaggggcggggagccGCGGAACGCGCCCGTGGAGagacaggaggaagggaaagcGACTGGGTGAGGAGACTGGGGGGGAGGCCGGCGCCGAGGAAGGGCGGGAGGCACCGGCCCCGTCTTGGAGAAGTCGCCTCAGATCCCCGCGCGCGGGGACCGTTCGGACGTAACCGCCTCCCGACTCGGCGCCCGTCCACCTGGCCGGGGTCCGCCCCGCTCCCCCGGCCACGGCTCGCCCGCAAGTCCCGCCCGGCTTCCGCTCGACTTGGACCCCGGTGCTTCACAGCCACCCCCGCCGACTCGGCCCGCTCCGCACCTCACACACGGCCCGCCGGCGGCCGCCGCCATCTTCGCGCGCGCGCGCgacccagccccgcccccagacgCCACACCCACGTGACCGCTCCCCTCGGGCCGGGCTGTGGGCGGTGCTTTTTCGTCACGTGACAGCGGGCGGGGTCAAGATGGCGACGCCCAGAGAGGTGAGGAACCCGCGGCGAGGGCATAAGAGATTGTAAAGACGGCGGCCAAGTGGCAACGTGTACGCCCTAGGTGGGAGGCTTTGGAGGGTGCCTGGGCGCCCGTTCTCAAGCCTCAGAGAGTGGTCTGCCTGCAGTGGAGCTTCCCTCCTCGCAGCCGGAGAACGGAGAGAGAAGGTGCCGGCTGTGGGAAGCCGTCGCTGTCGGCCTGGGCTTGAGGGACCCAGCCGCCAAGACGTCGCTAGTCACCCCGGTTTCCCCGGGGCCCCAGGTCTAGAGACATGACCCGAGAGTACGCTCCCCCGGCCTCGGAGACCGGCCCTCCGCTGAGCGGGTCGGTGCTGGCAGAGGCAGCAGTAGTGTTCACAGTGGTGCTAAGCATCCACGCGGCAGTGTGGGACCGATACTCGTGGTGCGCCGTGGCCCTCGCAGTGCAGGCCTTCTACGTCCAATACAAGTGGGATCGGCTGCTACAGCAGGGAAGCGCTGTCTTCCAGTTCCGCATGTCCGCAAACAGCGGCCTGTTGCCCGCCTCGATGGTCATGCCTTTACTCGGACTGGTCATGAAGGAGCGATGCCAGTCCGTGGGGAACCCATACTTTGAGCGCTTTGGAATTGTGGTGGCAGCCACTGGCATGGCAGTGGCCCTCTTCTCCTCAGTATTGGCACTGGGCATCACCCGCCCAGTGCCCACCAACACTTGTGTCATCGCGGGCTTGGCTGGAGGTGTCATCATTTACATCATGAAGCACTCACTGACTGTGGGCGAGGTGATAGAGGTCCTGGAGGTCCTGCTAATCTTCGTGTACCTCAACATGATCCTTCTGTACCTGCTACCCCGCTGCTTTACCCCTGGGGAGGCCCTGCTGGTATTGGGAGGCATCAGCTTCATGCTCAACCAGCTCATCAAGCGCTCTCTGACTGTGGTGGAAGGCCAGGGTGACCCAGTGGATTTCTtcctgctggtggtggtggtggggatggtgctTATGGGCATCTTCTTCAGCACTCTCTTTGTCTTCATGGACTCGGGTACCTGGGCCTCCTCCATCTTCTTCCACCTCATGACCTGTGTGCTGGGCCTTGGTGTGGTCCTGCCCTGGCTGCACCGGCTCATCCGCAAGAACCCCCTGCTCTGGCTTCTTCAATTCCTCTTCCAAACAGAGACCCGCATCTACCTCCTAGTCTACTGGTCTCTGCTGGCCACCTTAGCGTGCCTGGTGGTGCTTTACCAAAATGCCAAGCGGTCGTCCTCTGAGTCCAAGAAGCACCAGGCCCCCACCGTTGCCCGGAAGTATTTCCACTTCATCGTGGTGGCCGCCTACACCCCAGGTATCATCTCTGACCGGGCGCTGCTCTATGTCGCTGCCACTGTATGTCTGGCCGTCTTCATCTTCTTGGAGTATGTGCGCTATTTCCGCATCAAGCCCCTGGGCCACACCCTGAGGAGCCTCCTGTCCCTTTTCCTGGATGAACGAGACAGCGGACCACTCATCCTGACACACATCTACCTGCTCCTGGGCATGTCTCTTCCCATTTGGCTGATCCCCAGACCCTGCACACAGAAGGGTAGCCTGGGGGGAGCAAGGGCCCTGGTCCCCTACGCAGGGGTGTTGGCTGTGGGTGTGGGCGACACCGTGGCCTCCATCTTGGGCAGCACCATGGGGGAAATCTATTGGCCTGGAACCAAAAAGACTTTTGAGGGGACCATGACCTCTATATTTGCCCAGATCATTTCTGTAGCTCTGATCTTAATCTTTGACAGTGGCGTGGACCTAAATTACAGCTATGCTTGGATTTTGGGCTCTATCAGCATTGTGTCCCTCCTGGAAGCATACACGACACAGATAGACAATCTCCTGCTGCCTCTCTACTTGCTGATACTGCTCATGGCCTAGTTGCTGTGCAGCAGCGATGGAGGAAACAGGGACATGGGGAGGCTGAGTGGTCCCCGTGGCAGCCGGCCACTCAGGCCTGACGAGCCAAGGGGTGAGAAGCAGATTTGGTTTTTTAGTTGATTCAGcgtcaaaataaaaatcaaagctctcctgtttgtttttttttaaagacttaatgtttatttatttttgagacagagaaagacagagcatgagtaggggaggggcagagggagagggagacacagaatccgaaacagtctccaggctccgacctgacaacacagagcccgatgtggggctcgaacccacgaaccatgagatcatgaactgagccaaagtcagatgcttagccgactgagccacctaggcaccccaaagctCTCCTggttttagttttgctgatgtttaaaaagaaaacaagtcttttacttttttttaagaattgattctttttttaatgtttatttatttttgagagagaaagagacagcaggggaggggcaaagagagagagagagggagacacagaatccaaagcaggctccaggctctgagctgacaacacagagcccaacacggggctcaaacccaccaacagtgagatcatgacctgagccgcgaagtcggacccttacccgacagccacccaggtgccccagaaaacaaATCTTAAAGGATAGCGCAACAACACAAAGAACTTGTGTGTGCTCTAGGACCCCCCCACCCTACCCTCAACCTCACCTTGTGATCCTCGGAGGGGACCCGAGTGGACGCTGGACACGGTAGGGAGTAAAGGTTACCACTTCAGCTTCTGGAGTCAAACTAATCTGGTCAGAGTCCTTGGCTACGCTACTTAACTGTGAGTTGCTtaccactctgggcctcagtgctCCCATCCGCAAGATGGGAATAGTAAGAGCCTGCACCTCACAGGCTGTTGTGAGGACCGGTGAGGCGAGGTATGTGAAGGGTCCAGCCCACAGCCCACACATAATGAACAAATAGGAAGCGAACGTTTTGCTATTCCCCAAGGCCAAGTCTTCATCCCAGCAAAGAGCCAGACAAACCAAGAGGTTTTATGGGCTGTACTTGAACAACAGAGGGACTTTATTTCCCTGCCTACGTTTGGGGCAGAAGCCAAGAGCGGGTAGCCAagcgcatgtgctctctctgctTCGGGCTAgcactgaagggagaggggagatggaCTCGTTACAGGCCGCAAGGGCCGACTTCCCGACTCCACCCTTTCCTCACAGCCTCTGCTGCCTGGCCGAGTGGTGCTGACGAAGGACAGGCTGGCCCCACGCGGTCCGTATCAAAGGGTCCCTCCCGAGACCCTCCCACACTCGGGTCACGTCCAGACATAGCCCAGTCTGCGATTGCTTTCGTCGGGACCTTTCTCTGATGAAGGTCCTCCTCACCGACGGGGCCGTAATTAAAACCTGGAAGCGTGAGGCTTTATTGTGGCGCCGTGTGGTCAGAAGTACACGGGTCTGGGGAACAGTGCCGGCAGTCCCTTAGCTCCCACCCTGGGCACTGATGTAAAGCAGGTAGCATCAGTTACCCAGACAGCCTGATCCAAAGGAGGTGCTGAAGACAATTTTTTAGAACTTGGAGAGCAAAAACGCTTCATTTCCAGGGCGTTGTTATTTGAGAGCTGTTCGTCTGACTGCCACAGCAGTCCATACTGCCACAATGTGCACTTCACAGGTGacaaaatggaagggaaaaaaacccaaaaaacaaaacacctgtctGTCTTCTCTTGGTAAGAAATGAGAGGCCAGGGGCTGCCAGGGTTTGCCGAGTTCAGAATGGCTCTCCCGTGGGGCCCGCACCGCATCTGTGCCGCCTATGAAGGCAGAGGCCGGGGCTGCCCAGCTCCCCACCACATCCTCCAGTGCCCGCGGAGCCTGGCATCGTAGCAGGAACTCAGTGGACGCTTGTCACGTGGGTGAACATCTCCCATCAGTGGGAAGGTGGCATAGCAAGTTGCCCGAGGCTGGACAAAATTCTCCGTCCCTTTCTCACCCAGCCCAACAGGGAGGGGTCTAGCCGGAAGAGACGAGAACTCTGACCCACCAAGGCCAGAAGCCAGGAACACAGCTTTCACAAGCTCGCACCGGTCCCTCAGAGGAAAGTATTAAGACATTACTTTGGGGCTTAAAGGAGACTTAACAAACCCTTCCCTTCTGTCGGACTCCCTTCCAATTCCTAAAGAAGCAGCAAAATGCCAGGGAAGAGCTTCACCTCCCTGACTCCCTGGGTGGCCTTGGGGAAGGGCTCTGTCCTCCGGGCCTCAGCTTGTCCATGAATTCAGAGCAGGGGCTGAAAAGTAAGATCACAAATTCATACAGCGGCTGAGGCCAGGCAGGTGTGCAGTGGAGGACAGGGGACATGGGAAGTGAGGACCACAGGCATGTCCGCTGTAGGCCCAGGTTTGCTGACCTGCTCATTCAAGGAAGCTTAAAATCGTGCACTGTTAGGTGAAACCTCCCAATGTTCAAaagttgtttgggtttttgggtttttgttaatatttatttttgagacacagagggaggcacagaatccgaagcaggcttcaggctctgagctgtcagcacacagcctgatgcaggtctcgaatccacgagccatgagatcatgacctgagccaaagtcagacgctcaaccgattgagccacccaggcgcccctcaaaagtttaaaaaaaaatcactgaagccCAGACAGAAACACATCTGTGGTGTAGAATCAGCCGGTGGCCCCCAATGTGCAGCCTCTGGGCCAAACCCCGGTGGTACAAGTTCTGGGTTTGGCAGTTGTACCCTGGGTCAGGAAGCCCACCAAGCACTCGCAGTGAGAGGGGCTGCGGAAGCCTGATCTGGCCCCTTGACTGTCCAAGTGGCAGAccaggcccagagagaggaagggcctCACCTGAGACCGGAAAACAAGTTGGTCACAAAGCCCAGACCAGAATCTGGGACTGTATTCCAGAGCCCTgggcttccctcctcccccagcaacGAGTACTGGGGAGCACAGAGGTCAGAAGCACGGACCCTGGATCGGGCTGACGTCGCTGAACCACTGAGCCGCTGTGCGACAGCAGGTCACTCAAACTTCCCACCCCTTGTGTCAGCTTCTTCGTCTGTAAGGGCAGATGGGAAGAGCAGCCCGCGGAGCGCCTCGCTGGGAGGTGCGGGGACGCCGTGAGATACAGCCCAGGGGCTCCTGGCACAGTGAACGCCCACTAAATGGCCCGGTTATTAAAATCATGCAGACCCCTCgccaggcagggtgggggcaccAGGGATAATTTTCAGCAGGGTTCTCATCTTAAAAGCAAGGCCGCTTGAGAAAGAAGGATCGAGAGGCCGTATCCGGAAGTCGCTTTTATTGAATATCCTGCACTGTACCAATCAGAACTCCATCTGAGGGGAGAGAACAGGGGGAGGCTGGCAGAGAAGCAGCCAGAACCCTCTCCTGGTAACAAGCAGCCTCTAGGGGGAGactgggctggggcggggggaggcagaggagacagaagtctctggaaagccatccagTGTAGGTGCCGCCTCCCACTCCacgctgagagagggagagcacccTGGCAGGGAGAAAGCGCCGGAGGGGAGACTCGACTTCCCCTTTGCAGCTGGGCAGGGAGGCGAGGTGTGGGCACTTGCCACGCCGCAGCTTCGGCTGGAGGGACCAGGCCGGGCCCTGAGAGGG carries:
- the DOLK gene encoding dolichol kinase; the protein is MTREYAPPASETGPPLSGSVLAEAAVVFTVVLSIHAAVWDRYSWCAVALAVQAFYVQYKWDRLLQQGSAVFQFRMSANSGLLPASMVMPLLGLVMKERCQSVGNPYFERFGIVVAATGMAVALFSSVLALGITRPVPTNTCVIAGLAGGVIIYIMKHSLTVGEVIEVLEVLLIFVYLNMILLYLLPRCFTPGEALLVLGGISFMLNQLIKRSLTVVEGQGDPVDFFLLVVVVGMVLMGIFFSTLFVFMDSGTWASSIFFHLMTCVLGLGVVLPWLHRLIRKNPLLWLLQFLFQTETRIYLLVYWSLLATLACLVVLYQNAKRSSSESKKHQAPTVARKYFHFIVVAAYTPGIISDRALLYVAATVCLAVFIFLEYVRYFRIKPLGHTLRSLLSLFLDERDSGPLILTHIYLLLGMSLPIWLIPRPCTQKGSLGGARALVPYAGVLAVGVGDTVASILGSTMGEIYWPGTKKTFEGTMTSIFAQIISVALILIFDSGVDLNYSYAWILGSISIVSLLEAYTTQIDNLLLPLYLLILLMA